Proteins encoded in a region of the Terriglobales bacterium genome:
- the purN gene encoding phosphoribosylglycinamide formyltransferase → MLRITLEDERIYVMPQQKKLGILLSGRGSNFAAIAESVKQGRINAEITIVISNRTEAAGIEHARKLGLDARVIPSKGRQREEHDAEVVAALNEKQVDLVCMAGYMRLLSPVFIRAFPNRILNIHPSLLPAFPGLEAQKQALEYGVKVSGCTVHFVDEHLDHGAIIVQRAVPVLDTDDDHTLAARILEQEHIAYTEAITIILGGNYDIVGRRVVQQRAFAAAVPIPR, encoded by the coding sequence TTGCTTCGAATTACCCTGGAGGATGAAAGAATATACGTCATGCCCCAGCAGAAGAAACTCGGCATCCTTTTATCCGGGCGAGGGAGCAATTTCGCCGCCATCGCCGAATCGGTGAAGCAAGGCCGCATCAACGCGGAAATCACGATTGTCATTTCGAACCGCACGGAGGCAGCCGGCATCGAGCACGCTCGCAAACTCGGCCTCGACGCGCGCGTCATTCCCAGCAAAGGACGCCAGCGCGAGGAGCACGACGCCGAGGTCGTGGCCGCGCTCAATGAAAAACAGGTTGACCTGGTGTGCATGGCCGGCTACATGCGCCTGCTGTCGCCGGTGTTTATCCGCGCCTTCCCCAACCGCATTCTGAATATTCACCCCTCCCTGCTGCCGGCATTTCCCGGCCTGGAGGCGCAAAAGCAGGCGCTGGAGTACGGCGTAAAGGTCTCCGGCTGCACCGTGCATTTTGTCGATGAGCACCTCGACCATGGCGCCATCATCGTGCAGCGTGCCGTGCCGGTGCTCGATACCGACGACGACCATACTCTGGCTGCCCGCATCCTCGAGCAGGAGCACATCGCCTACACGGAAGCGATCACCATCATTCTGGGCGGCAACTACGATATCGTCGGACGCCGCGTGGTGCAGCAGAGGGCCTTCGCCGCAGCCGTACCGATTCCGCGATAG
- a CDS encoding D-aminoacylase gives MTRWLAVLAIVFLVIAVAAQQTPAYDIIIRNGHIVDGTGSPWYAGDLGIRDGHVAAIGNLSAAPARHVIDARGRVVAPGFIDMLGQSELTILVNPHVPSKIYQGITTEITGEGGSVAPLNDRIIEADRIGYERYQILPDWRNFEQYFARLEKQGIGINFATYVGATQVRRMVLGDDNRTPSPAELERMSALVREAMQQGAVGVSTSLQYAPAPYAATEELIALAREASPYGGIYATHMRSEGDRIMLALDEAIRIGREANVPVEIWHLKTAGKKNWGRMPDVITKINAARAAGVDISADTYAYTAGSNSFSALIPPWAHDGGDAKLIQRLKDPATRARIRKELETDSGDWENEWQEVAGPEGFLVTAVHNPKLVSLQGKRLPEIAKMWGKDPIDAAFDLLIQDNAITEVALFIMSENDVALALQQPWVSIDNDNGGTAPDGLLGREHPHPRAYGTFPRILRKYVREEKKLRLEDAIRKFSALPAQRMRLADRGVLKQGMWADVVIFDPDKVHELATYEDPNQLSVGMDYVLVNGVPVIEDGKMTNALPGKVLRGAGWKKK, from the coding sequence ATGACGCGCTGGTTAGCCGTTTTGGCAATCGTCTTCCTGGTTATCGCTGTGGCCGCGCAGCAGACGCCGGCGTACGACATCATTATTCGCAACGGGCATATCGTGGACGGCACCGGTTCTCCGTGGTACGCCGGCGACCTCGGGATCCGCGACGGACATGTCGCCGCCATCGGAAATCTTTCCGCGGCGCCTGCCAGGCATGTAATTGACGCCCGCGGACGCGTGGTCGCGCCCGGATTCATCGACATGCTTGGCCAGTCCGAGTTGACCATCCTGGTGAATCCGCACGTGCCTTCGAAAATTTACCAGGGCATTACCACCGAAATAACCGGCGAAGGCGGATCGGTGGCCCCGCTGAACGACCGCATCATTGAAGCCGATCGTATCGGGTACGAGCGCTACCAGATTCTTCCCGACTGGCGGAATTTCGAGCAGTATTTCGCGCGCCTGGAAAAACAGGGCATCGGCATCAATTTCGCAACTTACGTCGGAGCAACCCAGGTTCGTCGCATGGTTCTGGGCGACGACAACCGGACGCCCTCGCCGGCTGAACTGGAGCGCATGAGTGCCCTGGTTCGCGAAGCGATGCAGCAAGGCGCGGTGGGAGTCTCCACCTCGCTGCAGTACGCCCCGGCCCCCTACGCCGCCACCGAGGAACTGATTGCGCTCGCGCGCGAGGCCTCGCCCTACGGCGGCATCTACGCTACCCATATGCGGAGCGAAGGCGATCGCATCATGCTGGCGCTGGACGAGGCAATTCGCATCGGCCGCGAGGCCAATGTTCCGGTGGAGATTTGGCACCTCAAGACGGCGGGCAAAAAGAACTGGGGACGGATGCCCGACGTCATTACCAAGATCAATGCGGCCCGCGCCGCGGGCGTGGATATCTCGGCCGACACCTATGCCTACACCGCCGGGTCGAATTCGTTCTCCGCGCTGATTCCGCCGTGGGCGCACGATGGCGGCGATGCCAAGCTGATCCAGCGACTGAAGGATCCCGCCACCCGGGCGCGAATCCGAAAAGAATTGGAGACGGATTCCGGCGATTGGGAAAACGAATGGCAGGAGGTCGCAGGTCCGGAAGGATTCCTGGTCACTGCGGTGCACAATCCGAAACTGGTGTCGTTGCAAGGCAAGCGGCTGCCGGAGATCGCGAAGATGTGGGGCAAGGATCCCATCGACGCGGCCTTCGACCTGCTGATCCAGGATAATGCGATCACGGAGGTCGCGCTGTTCATCATGTCGGAAAACGATGTCGCGCTCGCGCTGCAGCAACCCTGGGTATCAATTGACAACGACAACGGCGGCACCGCGCCCGACGGCCTGCTCGGACGCGAGCATCCGCACCCGAGGGCCTACGGCACATTTCCGCGGATCTTGCGGAAATATGTCCGCGAGGAAAAGAAGCTCAGGTTGGAGGACGCGATTCGAAAATTTTCCGCGCTGCCGGCCCAGCGCATGCGGCTGGCCGATCGTGGCGTGCTGAAGCAGGGCATGTGGGCGGACGTGGTGATCTTTGATCCCGACAAGGTTCACGAGCTGGCAACGTACGAGGATCCGAACCAGCTTTCGGTGGGCATGGATTATGTGCTGGTCAACGGCGTGCCGGTGATCGAAGATGGCAAAATGACGAACGCTCTGCCGGGGAAAGTATTGCGAGGAGCTGGATGGAAGAAGAAATAG
- the purM gene encoding phosphoribosylformylglycinamidine cyclo-ligase produces the protein MPDNGPKSSAITYADAGVDLERAGRAKQRIKYLAHKTFTKGVLSEIGSFGGMFALDMKKYKDPVLVSSVDGVGTKLKVAFEMSLHHTIGGDLVNHCVNDIAVQGAAPLFFMDYFATGKLDPEIAERVVSGIADACKHNGCALIGGETAEMPGFYEQGEYDLAGFIVGIVDKERVLTGKRVEVGDVLVGLPSNGLHTNGYSLARRLLFETARYSPETYVNELKNKVGNELMRVHKSYWPVLKKLVDGDAVSAMAHITGGGITGNLPRALPKGTAAVVEMGTWPVQPIFQHLQQLGSIPQDEMMRTFNMGIGMILVVPPKKFKKVQTVLERVGEKAFTMGRIVKGERKVLYS, from the coding sequence TTGCCCGACAACGGTCCCAAGAGCAGCGCCATCACCTACGCCGATGCCGGGGTTGACCTGGAGCGCGCGGGCCGCGCCAAGCAGCGCATCAAGTATCTTGCCCACAAGACATTCACCAAGGGTGTGCTGAGCGAAATCGGCAGCTTTGGCGGAATGTTTGCCCTCGACATGAAGAAGTACAAGGACCCGGTGCTGGTCTCCAGCGTCGACGGCGTCGGGACCAAGCTGAAGGTCGCCTTCGAGATGAGCCTGCACCACACCATTGGCGGCGACCTGGTGAACCACTGCGTCAACGACATTGCCGTCCAGGGCGCGGCGCCGCTGTTCTTCATGGATTATTTCGCCACCGGCAAACTCGACCCGGAGATTGCCGAGCGCGTGGTCTCCGGCATTGCCGATGCCTGCAAGCATAATGGCTGCGCCCTGATCGGGGGTGAGACCGCGGAAATGCCCGGCTTCTACGAGCAAGGCGAGTACGACCTGGCCGGCTTCATCGTGGGCATCGTGGACAAGGAGAGAGTTCTGACCGGCAAGCGTGTCGAGGTGGGCGACGTGCTGGTCGGCCTGCCATCCAACGGCTTGCACACCAACGGATACTCTCTCGCCCGCAGGCTGCTATTTGAGACCGCGCGCTATTCGCCGGAAACGTACGTCAATGAGCTGAAAAACAAGGTCGGCAACGAACTCATGCGCGTCCACAAGAGTTACTGGCCGGTGCTGAAAAAACTTGTGGATGGCGACGCCGTCTCCGCCATGGCCCACATCACCGGCGGCGGCATCACCGGGAACCTGCCGCGCGCGCTCCCCAAGGGCACCGCTGCCGTCGTGGAGATGGGCACCTGGCCGGTGCAGCCCATCTTCCAGCACCTGCAACAGCTCGGTTCCATCCCGCAGGACGAAATGATGCGCACCTTCAACATGGGCATCGGCATGATCCTGGTAGTCCCGCCGAAGAAATTCAAGAAAGTGCAGACCGTGCTGGAGCGCGTGGGCGAGAAAGCCTTCACCATGGGCAGGATCGTGAAAGGCGAGCGCAAAGTTCTGTACAGCTAG
- a CDS encoding bifunctional acetate--CoA ligase family protein/GNAT family N-acetyltransferase, whose protein sequence is MDPATQPALKTSTTTDKAHDVLRTEGHPLDALFHPRAVAVIGATERPGSIGRRVLWALLSSPFGGTVFPVSKDRASVLGIKAYANVASVPETVDLAVIATPAATVPGIVGECVQAGVKTAVIISAGFKEHGEAGLELERQIADRIKGKRLRVVGPNCLGVMNPLTGLNATFSQQIARPGNVAFISQSGALCTAILDWSLREMVGFSAFVSVGSMLDIGWGDLIDYLGNDTRTQSILIYMESIGDARKFLSAAREVSLNKPIIVIKAGRTKAAAKAAASHTGTMVGSDEVLDAAFRRSGVLRVATISDIFYMSEVLAKQPRPRGPRLAILTNAGGPGVLAADGLASQGGDLADLSPETETELNSFLPPHWSHGNPIDILGDAGPDRYARALDVVLKDRNADGVLVLTAPQGLAEPTKIAELLKPYATSTGKPILACFMGGAEIVAANEILNRAGIPTFQFPDTATRAFTYMWRYSYNLRGLYETPVLRSQTEQEPDRAIADSLLQKARQEGRSLLSEAESKQLLAAYLIPTVDTRVAATADEAVAHADAITYPVVVKLHSHTLTHKTDVGGVELDLKDAAAVRRAFAAIEKNVQANAGSRHFLGVTVQPMIPRQGFELILGSSIDPQFGPVLLFGRGGQMVEVEDDRALSLPPLNTTLARRMMEQTKIYKALKAVRGLPPVDLAALETLLVNFSRLVIDQRWIKEIDINPLLASGERLLALDARIVLHPADLREEELPCLVVRPYPQQYVGDWTMKDDTRVIIRPIRPEDEPLMINFHSRLSDRSVYLRYFQPLKLTQRTAHERLTRICFIDYDREMALVTELRRPDGTCEILAVGRLSKLHGSEEAEIAVLVRDEYQHKGLGTELVSRLMQIAQDEKLKYVTSTMLGVNREMRAICKRLNFQLSFDMEDDLVNARATLT, encoded by the coding sequence ATGGATCCCGCCACCCAACCCGCTCTGAAGACTTCTACTACGACCGACAAAGCGCACGACGTCCTGCGCACCGAGGGCCATCCGCTGGACGCGCTGTTCCACCCCAGAGCAGTGGCGGTGATCGGAGCGACGGAGCGGCCGGGCTCGATCGGCCGCCGGGTACTGTGGGCGCTGCTCAGCAGCCCCTTCGGCGGCACCGTTTTTCCGGTGAGCAAGGACCGCGCCAGCGTGCTTGGCATCAAGGCTTACGCCAACGTTGCCTCGGTGCCGGAGACGGTGGACCTGGCGGTAATCGCGACCCCGGCCGCGACCGTGCCCGGCATCGTCGGCGAATGCGTGCAAGCGGGTGTGAAGACAGCAGTCATCATCTCGGCCGGGTTCAAGGAGCACGGCGAAGCGGGGCTGGAACTGGAGCGCCAGATTGCGGACCGGATCAAGGGCAAGCGGCTGCGCGTAGTCGGGCCGAATTGTCTGGGCGTCATGAATCCGCTCACCGGGCTGAACGCGACGTTTTCTCAGCAGATTGCCCGTCCGGGCAACGTGGCGTTTATCAGTCAGAGCGGCGCCTTGTGCACCGCCATCCTTGACTGGAGCCTGCGCGAGATGGTGGGGTTCAGCGCCTTCGTCTCGGTCGGGTCGATGCTTGACATAGGGTGGGGCGACCTGATTGATTACCTCGGCAATGACACTCGCACGCAGTCGATTCTCATTTACATGGAGTCGATCGGCGACGCGCGCAAGTTTCTGTCCGCGGCCCGCGAAGTTTCTCTTAATAAGCCAATCATCGTGATTAAGGCCGGGCGCACCAAGGCTGCCGCTAAGGCCGCCGCCTCTCATACCGGGACCATGGTCGGCAGCGATGAAGTGCTGGACGCCGCCTTTCGACGCAGCGGTGTGCTGCGGGTGGCCACCATTTCCGACATCTTTTATATGTCGGAAGTGCTGGCCAAGCAGCCGCGGCCCCGCGGTCCCCGCCTGGCGATCTTGACCAATGCGGGCGGACCGGGTGTGCTGGCGGCCGACGGACTGGCCTCGCAGGGTGGTGATCTGGCCGACCTGTCGCCGGAAACGGAGACCGAACTGAACAGCTTTCTGCCGCCGCACTGGAGCCACGGCAACCCCATCGACATTCTTGGCGATGCTGGTCCGGACCGCTATGCGCGCGCCCTCGACGTCGTGCTCAAGGATCGCAACGCCGACGGCGTCCTGGTCTTGACCGCCCCGCAGGGTCTGGCCGAGCCGACCAAAATTGCCGAGTTGCTGAAGCCTTACGCCACCTCGACCGGAAAGCCGATCCTGGCCTGCTTCATGGGAGGTGCGGAAATCGTGGCTGCGAATGAGATCCTGAACCGCGCCGGCATTCCCACCTTCCAGTTCCCAGACACTGCTACCCGTGCCTTCACCTACATGTGGCGCTATAGCTATAACCTGCGCGGGCTATATGAAACTCCGGTGCTGCGCAGCCAGACCGAGCAGGAGCCGGATCGCGCGATTGCCGACAGCTTACTGCAAAAGGCGCGCCAGGAAGGCCGCTCTCTGCTTTCCGAAGCCGAGTCGAAACAACTGCTCGCTGCCTATCTCATACCGACGGTCGACACTCGCGTCGCCGCGACGGCCGACGAGGCGGTGGCGCACGCGGACGCAATCACCTACCCGGTGGTGGTCAAGCTGCACTCGCACACCTTGACCCACAAAACCGATGTGGGGGGCGTGGAGCTCGACTTGAAAGATGCTGCCGCGGTGCGCCGCGCGTTTGCGGCGATCGAAAAAAACGTGCAAGCCAACGCGGGAAGCCGGCATTTCCTCGGTGTGACCGTGCAGCCGATGATTCCCCGCCAGGGATTCGAATTGATCCTTGGCAGCAGCATTGATCCGCAGTTCGGGCCGGTGCTGCTATTTGGTCGTGGTGGGCAGATGGTGGAGGTCGAGGACGATCGCGCCCTGTCGCTGCCGCCGCTGAATACCACGCTCGCCCGCCGCATGATGGAGCAGACCAAGATCTACAAGGCACTCAAGGCCGTCCGCGGCCTGCCGCCGGTTGACCTGGCGGCGCTGGAAACGCTGCTGGTGAATTTCAGCCGGCTCGTAATCGACCAGCGCTGGATCAAGGAAATCGACATCAACCCGTTGCTGGCTTCCGGCGAACGCCTGCTCGCGTTGGACGCCCGCATCGTGCTTCATCCGGCGGACCTGCGCGAAGAAGAGTTGCCGTGTCTTGTGGTTCGCCCCTATCCGCAGCAGTACGTCGGCGACTGGACGATGAAGGATGACACCCGGGTCATTATCCGCCCCATCCGTCCCGAAGACGAGCCGCTGATGATTAACTTTCACAGCCGGCTCTCGGACCGCAGCGTGTACTTGCGCTATTTCCAGCCACTGAAGCTGACACAGCGTACCGCCCACGAGCGCCTGACGCGAATCTGCTTCATCGATTACGACCGCGAGATGGCGCTGGTGACAGAACTCCGCCGTCCGGACGGGACCTGCGAGATATTGGCTGTCGGACGTTTGAGCAAGCTGCACGGCAGCGAGGAGGCCGAGATCGCGGTGCTGGTTCGCGACGAGTACCAGCACAAAGGCCTCGGCACAGAACTGGTGAGCCGGCTGATGCAGATCGCGCAGGACGAAAAACTGAAGTACGTGACCTCCACCATGCTGGGAGTAAATCGCGAGATGCGCGCCATCTGCAAGCGGCTCAATTTCCAGCTCAGCTTCGACATGGAAGACGACCTGGTCAACGCCCGCGCTACGCTGACCTAA
- a CDS encoding DUF3857 domain-containing protein, with protein MKLLAVVFLLVSAVFGQTPPPVPIPASADNAPAKNAEKPADYPQEAYVVESQRTVYRFENDGTGRKEVTARIRVQTEAGVEFFGQLIFGYSAANEKMDIAYVRVLKAGGVVVTAPAGAIQDLTAPVAREAPVYTDFHQKHVTVPGLRPGETLEYEVVTTTTTPLAENEFWMEHRFADTGIVLDDRLEVNIPRKRTVKLKTSRGHEATVSDEGDRRIYRWSASRRARDEEESETKKSRRVQPEPDVQMTTFASWEAVGRWYASLERDRRAPTPEVRARAEEIVKGRNTDMDKLQAIYDYVAKNFRYVSLSFGVGRYQPHSAADVLANQYGDCKDKHTLLEGLLDSIGIHASSALINSSRKLDPDVPSPSQFDHVISVVPIGKELVWLDTTTEIAPFRLLTFNIRNKKALVIPPSGAAQLMQTPSDAPVPNTQLIETEGKVSDLGKLTAHVKLAFSGDSELPLRIGFRQVPSARWKELTKAVEQMVGLHGDVSNLKADDPSDNRGPFHLEFDLTQPNFLDWSKRSSVLDLPLARVRLPDLAEADAKSSDPIELGAPGTITMRLKIELPSTFTARAPLPFEMKRDYADYHAAYEMKGNTFAAERSVRLLWRDLPAARLGDYAAFRRALAADEAQQLALENTQRGTPKPPENVKPEELYEAGIGALQAGNYRGAVELLKRVVDLQPKHKSAWNDLGNAYLAQRRTEEAIQAFKKQVELNAFDEFAYNNLGRAWWERRDYPKAAEAFQKQIEVNPLDKFAHRNLGMMYLEEHKQREALPELEKAVSINAQDPQALISLGQAQLELGDDAHALASFDRAVTISPSPGAWNNIAYQLSLANVHLDMAQQYAESAVASTAATLRNLSSDSLQLEQQALVISLAAEWDTLGWVHFQRGNFDQAEKFVRAAWQLGQHGEVGDHLARIYEKRGEKDKAIQMYAEALAGYKPDPETRARLAALLGASAQAESTSAAADASAKQAVKKAASKSTGASPANAVDVRIDALVAKARADLDAQRTIGVGALLRETAQADFYVVLGPGPKVEDARFISGSDKLKPFAEALRAAKVSFAFPDATPTRLLRRGTLSCAAAGDCKLVLIPADEAPGAQ; from the coding sequence ATGAAGCTTCTTGCCGTTGTCTTCCTCCTCGTTTCCGCCGTTTTCGGGCAAACTCCTCCCCCGGTTCCCATCCCCGCGAGCGCCGATAACGCCCCCGCGAAAAACGCGGAAAAGCCAGCCGATTATCCGCAGGAAGCCTATGTGGTTGAGTCGCAGCGCACCGTCTATCGTTTCGAAAACGACGGCACCGGGCGGAAAGAGGTCACGGCGCGCATTCGCGTGCAGACCGAGGCTGGGGTGGAGTTTTTCGGCCAATTGATCTTCGGCTACAGCGCGGCGAACGAGAAGATGGACATAGCGTACGTGCGCGTGCTCAAGGCGGGAGGAGTTGTGGTCACCGCACCTGCCGGCGCCATCCAGGACCTCACGGCTCCCGTCGCTCGCGAGGCGCCGGTGTACACCGACTTTCATCAGAAGCATGTCACGGTGCCTGGCCTGCGTCCCGGGGAGACCCTGGAATACGAGGTCGTGACCACGACAACCACACCATTGGCGGAAAACGAATTTTGGATGGAGCACCGGTTCGCTGACACCGGCATCGTTCTTGATGACCGGCTTGAAGTCAACATTCCGCGCAAGCGGACCGTGAAGCTCAAAACCAGCCGCGGCCACGAAGCGACGGTCTCCGACGAAGGCGATCGCCGCATTTATCGCTGGTCGGCCTCACGCCGGGCGCGGGACGAGGAAGAATCGGAAACGAAAAAATCCCGGCGCGTCCAGCCCGAGCCCGACGTGCAAATGACGACCTTTGCCTCCTGGGAAGCGGTCGGCCGCTGGTACGCCTCCCTGGAACGCGATCGCCGCGCACCCACGCCCGAAGTGCGCGCCCGCGCCGAAGAAATCGTGAAGGGCCGCAACACCGACATGGACAAGCTGCAGGCCATCTACGATTACGTCGCGAAAAATTTTCGCTACGTGAGCCTGTCGTTTGGTGTCGGCCGATACCAGCCGCACTCCGCCGCCGACGTTCTGGCGAACCAATACGGCGATTGCAAAGACAAGCACACACTGCTGGAGGGCCTGCTCGATTCCATCGGCATCCACGCCTCTTCGGCGCTCATCAATTCCTCGCGCAAGCTCGATCCCGACGTTCCCTCGCCCTCGCAGTTTGATCACGTCATCAGCGTCGTTCCGATCGGCAAGGAATTAGTCTGGCTGGATACGACCACAGAGATCGCGCCCTTCCGGCTGCTCACTTTCAATATCCGCAACAAGAAGGCGCTGGTCATTCCGCCCAGCGGCGCGGCGCAATTGATGCAGACTCCGTCTGACGCGCCCGTTCCCAACACGCAATTGATCGAAACGGAAGGGAAAGTCTCCGACTTGGGCAAGCTCACCGCGCATGTGAAGCTGGCTTTCAGCGGCGACAGTGAATTGCCGTTGCGAATCGGCTTCCGCCAGGTCCCCAGCGCGCGCTGGAAGGAACTGACCAAGGCGGTGGAGCAGATGGTGGGGCTGCACGGCGATGTCAGCAACTTGAAGGCTGACGATCCCTCCGACAACCGTGGTCCTTTCCACTTGGAGTTTGATCTGACACAGCCGAACTTCCTGGACTGGTCGAAACGCTCCTCGGTGCTCGATCTGCCGCTCGCCCGCGTGCGGCTGCCGGACTTGGCGGAAGCGGACGCCAAATCATCGGACCCGATCGAGCTTGGCGCTCCCGGCACCATCACCATGCGCTTGAAGATTGAGTTGCCGTCCACCTTCACCGCCCGCGCGCCGCTGCCTTTCGAAATGAAGCGCGACTACGCCGACTACCACGCCGCCTACGAAATGAAGGGCAATACTTTCGCCGCCGAGCGCTCGGTGCGGCTGCTCTGGCGGGATCTGCCGGCCGCGCGCCTGGGCGACTATGCCGCCTTCCGCCGCGCCCTCGCCGCCGATGAAGCTCAGCAACTCGCCCTGGAAAACACGCAGCGCGGCACACCCAAGCCGCCCGAGAATGTGAAGCCGGAGGAACTGTACGAGGCCGGTATCGGGGCGCTGCAGGCGGGCAATTATCGGGGCGCGGTCGAACTGTTGAAACGCGTCGTTGACCTGCAGCCGAAACATAAGTCGGCATGGAACGACCTTGGCAATGCCTACCTCGCGCAGCGCCGCACCGAGGAGGCGATCCAGGCGTTCAAGAAGCAGGTGGAACTCAATGCCTTCGACGAGTTCGCCTACAACAACCTGGGCCGCGCCTGGTGGGAGCGGCGCGATTATCCGAAGGCAGCCGAGGCCTTCCAGAAGCAAATCGAGGTGAACCCGCTCGACAAGTTTGCGCACCGCAACTTGGGAATGATGTACCTGGAGGAGCACAAGCAACGGGAGGCCCTCCCCGAACTGGAAAAGGCCGTTTCCATCAATGCCCAGGACCCGCAGGCCTTGATCAGCCTTGGGCAGGCGCAGCTCGAACTTGGCGACGACGCCCATGCGCTTGCCTCCTTCGATCGCGCGGTGACTATTTCACCCTCGCCGGGGGCTTGGAACAACATCGCCTACCAGCTCAGCTTGGCCAACGTGCACCTCGACATGGCGCAGCAGTACGCCGAATCGGCCGTGGCGTCCACCGCCGCCACGTTGCGCAATCTCAGCTCCGACAGCCTGCAGCTGGAGCAGCAGGCGCTGGTCATCTCGCTGGCCGCGGAGTGGGATACGCTGGGCTGGGTCCATTTCCAGCGCGGCAATTTTGACCAGGCGGAGAAATTCGTTCGCGCCGCGTGGCAACTCGGACAGCACGGCGAGGTCGGCGATCACTTGGCGCGAATCTACGAGAAACGCGGCGAAAAAGACAAAGCCATTCAGATGTACGCCGAGGCTCTTGCCGGCTACAAGCCGGATCCGGAGACACGGGCCCGTCTGGCGGCGTTGCTGGGTGCCTCTGCCCAGGCGGAAAGCACGTCGGCAGCGGCTGACGCGAGCGCGAAACAAGCGGTGAAGAAGGCGGCGAGCAAGAGCACCGGCGCCTCTCCGGCCAACGCCGTAGACGTCAGAATCGATGCGCTGGTGGCAAAAGCGCGCGCCGACCTTGATGCGCAGCGAACTATCGGCGTGGGCGCGCTCCTGCGCGAAACGGCGCAGGCGGATTTCTACGTCGTCCTCGGGCCCGGCCCCAAGGTGGAAGATGCGCGCTTCATCAGCGGCAGCGACAAACTGAAGCCGTTTGCCGAGGCCCTGCGCGCAGCCAAAGTAAGTTTCGCTTTTCCGGACGCCACACCCACGCGTCTGCTGCGTCGCGGTACTCTCTCCTGTGCTGCTGCCGGAGATTGCAAATTGGTCCTCATACCTGCCGATGAAGCGCCGGGAGCGCAATAG
- a CDS encoding fibronectin type III domain-containing protein yields the protein MNSPAKLILAALAFAALLLPPLATAQAQPLTITDGPRIEYVGPNNAEIAWTTSTGGSTVLRYGTDPNNLNQTAQEPYASGQGSQHVTHRVKIQNLQPNTKYYFMVDSAQGQGTGTEAKSSVQSFATKGGTSGQGGSAALQITDGPRVEYVGTDKAEIAWTTSTGGSSLVRYGTDPNNLSQTAQAPYDRSAGNGRHVTHRVTINNLQPNTTYYFVVDSGQGEGTGTEVKSQVAQFKTK from the coding sequence ATGAACTCACCTGCAAAATTGATCCTTGCCGCGCTCGCGTTTGCGGCACTGCTGCTTCCGCCCCTGGCAACAGCCCAGGCACAACCCCTCACCATCACGGATGGACCCAGAATCGAGTACGTCGGCCCCAACAATGCCGAGATCGCCTGGACTACCAGCACCGGCGGTAGCACGGTCCTGCGCTACGGCACCGATCCCAACAACCTGAACCAGACGGCGCAGGAGCCGTACGCCAGCGGGCAAGGCAGCCAGCACGTAACCCATCGGGTGAAGATCCAAAACCTGCAGCCGAATACCAAGTACTACTTCATGGTCGATTCCGCCCAGGGACAAGGCACCGGTACCGAAGCCAAGAGCTCGGTGCAGTCCTTCGCCACCAAGGGCGGGACCTCAGGCCAGGGTGGCTCGGCAGCGCTGCAGATCACCGATGGCCCGCGGGTGGAGTACGTCGGGACGGATAAGGCGGAAATCGCCTGGACCACCAGCACCGGCGGCAGTTCGCTGGTGCGCTACGGCACCGACCCGAACAACCTGAGCCAGACGGCGCAGGCGCCGTACGATCGTTCCGCGGGTAATGGCCGGCACGTGACCCATCGTGTGACCATCAACAACCTGCAGCCGAACACGACCTACTATTTCGTGGTCGATTCCGGCCAGGGCGAAGGCACGGGCACGGAAGTCAAGAGCCAGGTCGCGCAGTTCAAGACCAAGTAA